The Alphaproteobacteria bacterium HT1-32 DNA segment GCTGCATCATCTGGCGACGACGGGTCAGCTGGATGGTGGTCTGAAGATCCGGCCGATGGTGCTGCCCGATGTATTCATCGATCAGGACAAGCCGGATGCGATGTATGATCAGGCGGGGCTGAGCGCGCAGCATATCGCGGCGACGGCAATGCAGGCTCTCGGTCTCGACAGCGCCAGCCTCATTGAGCCGGCACGGGCCTGATATAGCCGTCGGGCCGGAATATGAACATGCTGGCCGTTCTGACAGCTATTCCTCTGCTGGCCTGGTTGTATCTGCTGCTGGCACATGGCCGGTTCTGGCGGGCTGACCAGATACTCCCCCATGAACAGGATGCCCTGAGCAGCTATCCGCCGGTGGCTGTGGTGATCCCGGCGCGTAATGAAGCTGACGGGATTGCCCGGACGATTCAGGGTCTGCTGTCACAGGATTACCCCGGCCAGATCAGTGTATGGCTGGTCGATGATTCTTCTGACGATGGCACGGTTGATATCGCCCGTGACGCAGCACAAGGCGATCAGAGACTGACGGTGATTGAAAACCAGCCGCTGGTGCCGGGATGGGCTGGTAAAATGTGGGCTGTAAATACCGGGCTGAAGGCTGTCCCGGCTGATAATGTTTATGTGCTGCTGACAGATGCCGACATCATTCATGAACCCGGTCTGCTGCGGCGGCTGGTCACTAAATCGGAACATGAAGGCCTTGTTCTGACCTCGCTGATGGTCCGGCTGAATTGCGAGACGGTCTGGGAAAAGCTGCTGATTCCAGCCTTCGTTTTTTTCTTCCAGAAACTGTATCCGTTTCCCCGGGTAAACAACCCGAAGCAACAGATCGCCGCGGCTGCCGGTGGCTGTATGCTGATCCGTAAATCAGCACTGGATGCCGTTGGCGGCGTGACCAGGATTCGGGATGCAATTATCGACGATTGCGCCCTGGCCCGGCTGCTGAAAAAGCAAGGGCAGATCTGGCTGGGGCTGGCTGAACAGACCCGGTCCTTGCGGCAATATACATATCTGCACGAAATATGGGACATGGTGGCCCGTACGGCCTACACACAACTCAACCATTCACCGGTTTTGCTGATCGGCTCGGTGTTCGGCATGATAGTGCTTTATCTGCTGCCGGTCGTGAGCCTTGTTACCGGGCTGTTGATCGGAGATTCCGCCATTGCCTTGTCCGCCGCATTCACAGTTTCGCTGATGACAATCTGCTTTCTGCCGACGGTCCAGCTTTACCGGCTTCCACTGACCTGGGCTTTGACCTTGCCTGTCGCCGGATTGCTTTACGGCTTGATGACATGGACCTCCGGCTATAGGCACTGGCGGGGGCGTGGTGCTGGCTGGAAAGGTCGCACCTACAGCCGGACAGGGGACATAGGGCAACAATCACATGACTGAGATGCAGTCAGACCAGACAATTGCGGAAGAGACGACACGGGCATCCGGATCTTCATTTTTCGTTGCCATGCGTCTGCTGCCGCCAGAAAAGCGGGCAGCGATGTATGCGGTCTATGCTTTCTGTCGCGATGTTGATGATATTGCCGATGAGCCTGGCGAACTGGCAGATAAGAAAGCCGCTCTGACGGCATGGCGGGGATGGATTGAAGACCTCTATCAGGGACGTACCCCCGGCCACCCGGTCGCCCGGGCGCTTCGGCAACCGATTGCAGAATTTGACCTGAAGCAGGCAGACTTTCTTGCCGTGATTGAGGGCATGGAACTGGATGCCCGGCCAGATATCCGGATCGCTGACCGTGATGCCCTGATTGATTATTGCGACAAGGTTGCCTGCGCTGTCGGGCGTCTGTCGGTACGTGTGTTCGGGATGGCAGAGGAAGACGGGCTGGCTCTCGCCCGTGCAGAAGGGCTGGCCCTGCAACTGACCAATATTCTGCGTGATGTGGCGGAAGATGCGGATATTGACCGGATCTATCTTCCGCAGGACATGCTGAGAGAAAGCGGGCTGACCACAACTGACCCGCAGAAGATGCTGCACAGCCCTTCCGTTGAGCCGGTTTGTCGCGAATTGTCTGACCTTGCGGGAGAGCGCTTTGCAGAAGCGCAGACCATTCTTGACCGCTCTGACCGTCGGGCAACACGACCGGCCCGTATCATGCTGGCGGTCTACCGGGAAATTCACCGGCGCCTTGTCCGGCGTGGGTGGCAGCCGGAGG contains these protein-coding regions:
- a CDS encoding glycosyltransferase, whose protein sequence is MLAVLTAIPLLAWLYLLLAHGRFWRADQILPHEQDALSSYPPVAVVIPARNEADGIARTIQGLLSQDYPGQISVWLVDDSSDDGTVDIARDAAQGDQRLTVIENQPLVPGWAGKMWAVNTGLKAVPADNVYVLLTDADIIHEPGLLRRLVTKSEHEGLVLTSLMVRLNCETVWEKLLIPAFVFFFQKLYPFPRVNNPKQQIAAAAGGCMLIRKSALDAVGGVTRIRDAIIDDCALARLLKKQGQIWLGLAEQTRSLRQYTYLHEIWDMVARTAYTQLNHSPVLLIGSVFGMIVLYLLPVVSLVTGLLIGDSAIALSAAFTVSLMTICFLPTVQLYRLPLTWALTLPVAGLLYGLMTWTSGYRHWRGRGAGWKGRTYSRTGDIGQQSHD
- the hpnD gene encoding presqualene diphosphate synthase HpnD (HpnD is found regularly in a locus responsible for the biosynthesis of squalene from farnesyl diphosphate, and is now recognized to function as a presqualene diphosphate synthase (EC 2.5.1.103).); translated protein: MTEMQSDQTIAEETTRASGSSFFVAMRLLPPEKRAAMYAVYAFCRDVDDIADEPGELADKKAALTAWRGWIEDLYQGRTPGHPVARALRQPIAEFDLKQADFLAVIEGMELDARPDIRIADRDALIDYCDKVACAVGRLSVRVFGMAEEDGLALARAEGLALQLTNILRDVAEDADIDRIYLPQDMLRESGLTTTDPQKMLHSPSVEPVCRELSDLAGERFAEAQTILDRSDRRATRPARIMLAVYREIHRRLVRRGWQPEVIGQPVGPGKLGKLWIAVRSGYL